The Agromyces atrinae genome window below encodes:
- the folP gene encoding dihydropteroate synthase: MAIVNRTPDSFYDKGATFALDAAVEAAHRAIAEGADWIDIGGVKFAPGPAVPVEEEIARVVPVVEGLRGSGAVISVDTFHPAVARAVIDAGAHVINDTTGIHDPAMAEVVADSDATIVVTHSAAEPRTSYPAPRYDDVVGEVIGFLEQRVARALEHGVLAERIVVDPGHDLNKNTLHSLEITRRLGEITSLGYPTLVALSNKDFIGESLGRERGDRVAGSIASAVYCVLAGARIVRVHNVRETVDAVRMVGAIEGWREPLYLKHNISADGNEPWEARRA, translated from the coding sequence ATGGCGATCGTCAACCGCACACCCGACTCGTTCTACGACAAGGGTGCGACGTTCGCGCTCGACGCCGCCGTCGAGGCCGCCCACCGGGCGATCGCCGAGGGCGCCGACTGGATCGACATCGGCGGCGTGAAGTTCGCGCCCGGTCCGGCGGTGCCCGTCGAGGAGGAGATCGCCCGGGTCGTGCCCGTCGTCGAAGGGCTCCGCGGCTCCGGTGCGGTGATCTCGGTCGACACCTTCCACCCCGCGGTGGCCCGCGCTGTCATCGACGCGGGAGCGCACGTCATCAACGACACGACGGGCATCCACGACCCCGCGATGGCGGAGGTCGTCGCCGACAGCGACGCGACGATCGTCGTGACCCACAGCGCCGCGGAGCCCCGCACGTCGTACCCCGCGCCGCGCTACGACGACGTCGTCGGCGAGGTGATCGGGTTCCTCGAGCAGCGCGTCGCGCGTGCCCTCGAGCACGGCGTGCTCGCCGAGCGCATCGTCGTCGACCCCGGCCACGACCTCAACAAGAACACGCTGCACTCGCTCGAGATCACGCGCCGCCTCGGCGAGATCACGAGCCTCGGCTATCCGACGCTCGTCGCGCTGTCGAACAAGGACTTCATCGGGGAGTCCCTCGGGCGCGAGCGCGGAGATCGCGTGGCCGGATCGATCGCCTCGGCCGTCTACTGCGTGCTCGCCGGCGCTCGCATCGTGCGTGTGCACAACGTGCGAGAGACGGTCGACGCCGTACGCATGGTCGGAGCGATCGAGGGCTGGCGCGAGCCGCTCTACCTCAAGCACAACATCAGCGCCGACGGCAACGAGCCCTGGGAGGCGCGACGTGCCTGA
- a CDS encoding pyrimidine reductase family protein gives MPERDWFEAYALPDRETPRVRANFVTSIDGAGTLGGRSGALGNETDQRIMHVLRSLADVIVVGAGTIRAEGYGGAALDETDVAWRRDHGLPDQPPFAIVSSRLDVDPRHPFFAEAVTRPLVVTHGASPVARREALAEVADVLVCGDDEVDASAVVAAFADRGQPQILTEGGPSLVGDFAAAGHLDEFCVTLSPSVVGGDATRIVRGAPEADRRMRLVHAIPDGDYVFLRYAR, from the coding sequence GTGCCTGAGCGCGACTGGTTCGAGGCGTACGCGCTGCCCGACCGCGAGACACCGCGCGTTCGCGCGAACTTCGTCACGAGCATCGACGGCGCGGGCACGCTCGGCGGCCGCAGCGGCGCCCTCGGCAACGAGACCGACCAGCGCATCATGCACGTGCTGCGGAGCCTCGCCGACGTCATCGTCGTCGGCGCGGGCACGATCCGGGCCGAGGGGTACGGGGGAGCCGCGCTCGACGAGACGGATGTCGCATGGAGACGCGACCACGGCCTGCCGGATCAACCTCCGTTCGCGATCGTGTCATCGCGCCTCGACGTCGACCCGCGGCATCCGTTCTTCGCCGAGGCCGTCACGCGGCCCCTCGTCGTGACCCATGGCGCGTCGCCGGTCGCGAGGCGCGAGGCGCTCGCCGAGGTCGCCGATGTGCTCGTGTGCGGCGACGACGAGGTCGACGCCTCAGCCGTGGTCGCCGCGTTCGCCGATCGCGGGCAGCCGCAGATCCTCACCGAGGGCGGTCCGAGCCTCGTGGGCGATTTCGCCGCCGCCGGTCACCTCGACGAGTTCTGCGTGACCCTCAGTCCGAGCGTCGTCGGCGGTGACGCGACGCGCATCGTGCGCGGGGCACCCGAGGCCGATCGCCGCATGCGACTCGTGCACGCGATCCCCGACGGCGACTACGTCTTCCTGCGCTACGCCCGCTAG
- a CDS encoding DNA repair helicase XPB, producing MSDGPLIVQSDRTVLLEVAHPLAEDARHDLAVFAELERAPEHVHTYRITRLGLWNARAAGHDADDMLGVLDRYSKFPVPQTVSVDMRETVARYGRLIVDRTDDGELRLRSDDMAVLTEVVGAKRIAPLIAERIDDTSFFVAPWARGQLKQELVRLGWPAEDLAGYTPGTPHPIALDESGWHLRDYQQKAVDNFFEGGSGVVVLPCGAGKTLVGAGAMATAKTNTLILVTNTVSARQWRDELLKRTTLTADEIGEYSGQVKEIKPVTIATYQILTAKRKGEYAHLALLDALDWGLVVYDEVHLLPAPVFKLTAELQARRRLGLTATLVREDGREGDVFSLIGPKRFDAPWKEIEAQGYISPAACYEVRIDLPQSDRLSYAAAADDERYRLAATAPAKLDVVRQLVARHAGERILVIGQYLDQIDELSDALGAPKLTGATPVDERERLFQEFRDGRTPVLVVSKVANFSVDLPEATVAIQVSGSYGSRQEEAQRLGRLLRPKESGLSANFYTLVSRDTVDQDFAQNRQRFLAEQGYSYTILDAHALAA from the coding sequence ATGTCTGACGGCCCCCTCATCGTGCAGAGCGACCGCACCGTGCTCCTCGAAGTGGCGCACCCTCTCGCCGAGGATGCGCGCCACGATCTGGCGGTCTTCGCCGAGCTCGAACGCGCTCCCGAACATGTGCACACGTACCGCATCACGCGCCTCGGACTCTGGAACGCGCGCGCCGCGGGGCACGACGCCGACGACATGCTCGGCGTGCTCGACCGGTACTCGAAGTTCCCCGTGCCGCAGACCGTCTCGGTCGACATGCGCGAAACCGTCGCCCGCTACGGCCGGCTGATCGTCGATCGAACGGATGACGGTGAGCTGCGTCTCCGCAGCGACGACATGGCCGTCCTCACCGAGGTCGTCGGGGCCAAGCGCATCGCACCGCTCATCGCCGAGCGCATCGACGACACGAGCTTCTTCGTCGCCCCGTGGGCACGCGGGCAACTCAAGCAGGAGCTCGTGCGCCTCGGCTGGCCGGCCGAAGACCTTGCGGGCTACACGCCGGGCACGCCGCACCCCATCGCGCTCGACGAGTCGGGCTGGCACCTGCGTGACTACCAGCAGAAGGCCGTCGACAACTTCTTCGAGGGCGGCTCGGGCGTCGTCGTGCTGCCGTGCGGCGCGGGCAAGACGCTCGTCGGCGCCGGGGCGATGGCGACCGCGAAGACCAACACGCTCATCCTCGTGACGAACACCGTCTCGGCGCGGCAGTGGCGCGACGAGCTCCTCAAGCGCACGACGCTCACCGCCGACGAGATCGGCGAGTACTCGGGCCAGGTCAAGGAGATCAAGCCCGTCACGATCGCGACCTACCAGATCCTCACGGCGAAGCGGAAGGGCGAGTACGCCCACCTCGCTCTCCTCGACGCGCTCGACTGGGGCCTCGTGGTCTATGACGAGGTGCACCTGCTGCCTGCCCCCGTCTTCAAGCTCACAGCCGAGCTGCAGGCGCGACGCCGCCTCGGCCTGACCGCGACGCTCGTGCGGGAGGACGGCCGCGAGGGCGACGTCTTCTCGCTCATCGGCCCCAAGCGCTTCGATGCCCCGTGGAAGGAGATCGAGGCCCAGGGCTACATCTCCCCCGCCGCGTGCTACGAAGTGCGCATCGACCTGCCGCAGAGCGACCGGCTCTCGTACGCGGCCGCGGCCGACGACGAGCGCTACCGTCTCGCGGCGACGGCGCCCGCGAAGCTCGACGTCGTGCGGCAGCTCGTCGCGCGTCACGCGGGTGAGCGCATCCTCGTCATCGGTCAGTACCTCGACCAGATCGACGAGCTCTCCGACGCGCTCGGCGCACCGAAGCTCACGGGTGCGACGCCGGTCGACGAGCGCGAGCGGCTCTTCCAGGAGTTCCGCGACGGCCGCACGCCCGTGCTCGTCGTCTCGAAGGTCGCGAACTTCTCGGTCGACCTGCCCGAGGCGACCGTCGCGATCCAGGTGTCGGGCTCGTACGGCTCACGACAGGAAGAGGCTCAGCGCCTCGGCCGGCTGCTGCGCCCGAAGGAGTCGGGACTCTCGGCGAACTTCTACACGCTCGTCTCGCGCGACACCGTCGACCAGGACTTCGCGCAGAATCGTCAGCGGTTCCTCGCCGAGCAGGGCTACAGCTACACGATCCTCGACGCGCACGCGCTCGCGGCCTGA